The DNA sequence TTTATGATGCCGAACCTTGGGAAGAAGAAGTGGGTCATTTTGCAAATCTAATATCCGTCTCTTTTAGCGCCTTCGACGAGATTGAACCTCGTTCTGAAAATGTTGAATTAATTGATGAAATGACCTATTCTTATATCGGCTTGAAATTGCCATCTTCAAACGATACAAATGCACCAAAAATTAAGGACTCTACAATGTTGCCCAAAGAGTTTTTGTCCAGTTTAGCCAGTTGTCGGTCAGCAGGGACTTATGAACGTTGGACTTCTGCTATCACGACATTACAATCTGACCCTTATTTCAACGAAGTCAGAATAATTGATTTAATAGAAATGGATGGTACTAGAGAATCTAGTGCTAAGACCTTAAGGACATTTCGGCGGCTTAGTTCTGGTCATAAAATAGTATTACTAACTATTACACGTTTAATCGAAAAATTACAAGAACGGAGCTTAGTTATAATGGATGAGCCTGAAGCCCATCTTCATCCACCGTTGCTATCCGCATTTATACGGGCCGTGTCTGATCTATTGATTGCTACAAATGGAGTGGCTATCGTTGCCACCCATTCACCCGTAATTTTACAAGAAGTTCCAAAAAGCTGTGCTTGGAAACTAAAGCGTAGTGGTAATTTAATGGGCGCAGATCGTCTGCCGAGGGAAACGTTTGGTGAAAACGTAGGTTTATTAACCAATGATGTTTTTGGTTTGGAAGTTACCGACTCAGGGTTTTATACACTTCTTAATCGTATACTCTTAGAGAGGAACTATGACTATGATAGTGTTATAGAGACTTTCAACGGACAGCTTGGTACAGAAGCTAGATCGATAATTATGGCAATAATCAGTAATCGCTAAACATGTTAAAATTACCTAAACCAACTCTATTAACTGCGACCGTTTATGCAGACTGTATTAACTCGACTCAAAATGCATTGAAAAAAGCCAAGCTTACTGCCTGTACACCACTAATTTTGCAAGCTGAGGCAGAGTTTAATAGTAAAGTTACCAAAGGGCTGATACATACTATTGCTCGCGAAACGATTATCAACGGCAATGTTACGGTTAGAGAATTAAAATATGTTTACACGGGTCAAATGGTCGGACATGCCAACGGAAGAATTCATTATGATAAATTATTGTTGTCAGCACCTCATAACTTGTGCCCGTTGTGCGCACATCGGGATGTTGATACTTTAGACCATTATTTACCCAAAGCAAAATATCCCCGGCTCTCTATAGTGCCAATTAATCTAATCCCCGCATGCACAGTATGTAACAAGGGGAAATTAATGGAATATCCGTCAACACCCGAAGATGAAACACTTCATCCTTACTACGATGATATCGAAAAAGTCCAATGGTTGAAAATGCATGTATTGCAAACGAACCCAGTCTCAGTATCATTTTATGTGGATCGACCGACTGTTTGGAGTCAATTATTATTTGATCGCGTTAGCAGGCATTTTGAATCATTTGAGCTAAAAAAATTATATGGAACTCAAGCAGGTCGAGAATTGGCAGGAATGAAAAAACAATTAGCCGGTATCTATGGTGAAAGATCGAATCAAATTGCAGTGAAAAAATTTTTGCTTGAGACTGCCAGGTCTAAGTCTGAAGTATATTTAAATCTTTGGCAGGCAGTTTTATATAGAGACCTTGCAGCCGATGCTTGGTTTTGTGATGGTGGATTCCATTTAATTGGAACTTAATAATTTTTAATCATTAAAAAGTAATAATTTTAAAGTCAAAACGACTGAAGTTACAACCGTTTAATTATTTCTAAATTTCAAACAATATCTTTATGTTTTATATTTATAAACGTTATTATACTTAATGGGGAAATAGTATTGGGTCTTAAAACATCCTGCCCCCCTGTTATCACCAAAAAATTATCACACCTTAGGAATACAGGGGGCGTTCTTCGGGCGAGAGACTTTAAATGATGAAGGTTAACAAACGAAGCATATTATCACATGGTTTATCTGTACGCATATATCCTCCATATTTTATAACTTTAGCGAATCGAACAAAAATGGACTTAAACAAAATTGGCTATTTGTTTAATGACTATTTTGCATTGTTACAAATCTCGCTTAGGCATATTTAATTGATTAGTATTTAAAGTATCTATGTGATTTAATGTGCCAGTAGTCAGGCTGAGATAAAAGCAGCGGTTCGATTTTGGGCTTGTGTGGAAAGTGTTTAATTAACTTTTCCAAACTTTTGCAAGCATTTTGCAGCTTGTTCTTCTCATCCTCACTGCAAGCAAGAACGATCTGGTCTGGAAATATCATCTCCGCGATATCCGCAAGTGATTTTAGCGATTTCATACTATCATCAAAAAAACCTTTGCTATGGTGTTTTGCTTCACCTATTACAAACTTTCCAATATCATTTATAACAATGTCTAGGTCCCCACACGGTTTGTTGCTATGTACATCATCATACAAATTCAATTGCGGAGAAAATTGGAACGAGCCTAAACCATTACTCAAAGCCGCCAAAGCCCTTATGACTGTTAGATTGCCGTCACGGCTTGTTTTAGTTGTGAATATATTATTTTTTATCAAGTCATTCAACTTGTATGCAAACTGTGGCTCTACGGGTAAATTAAAATCTCTCAGACAACCGCGACAATTCACTAACTCCCTCACTTCGTTGACGTGATACCAAAATGTCGATGAACAATTAGCACATTTTAATTTGAACCCTTTGAAAAACACTTGGTATCCTGTCAACTCGGTCAAAGTTTGTTTCAAGCCTAAAGTCAAATTTTCCAAATTAAACCATCCTTGACTGCGATCAACGAATTTTAATTTCTGCTGAGCGTAAATTGCTAATGCTTTAATTAGAATTTCGTCGAATGTCAAGCTATCCCCTGTAACCTTTTCACTCGTGCTAAGTTCCACAAAAATGTCAACCCAAAATTTGTCTGAAAAAAAGTAATTAATTTCCTCTAGCTGGCCATTGAACGATTTTATAAAGGCTCTTAATCGGTTGCTTGCATCATGTGGACCAATGTCCTCTATTTTATTTTTAGAATATTCTCCGTGTATGACCGGGCTACATATCAACTGACGTACAAGTTTATCAAAAGAAGGTATACTGATTTTAAAATAGTCTGTTTGGTTCTGCTGACTATTTAGGAATATGGAGAGGTTTCTTGAAAGGGTGACGCGTCCTCTGATCTCTTTGACAATATACTGCGATTCTGTTGTTAAGGGAAACAACACAGGCTGTTGACCTGACTCAAAGTCTTGGGAGATTTTTAGGTCGAGAACATAGGTTTGTTCTAAATAAACCGGTGTGCCTCCAAAGCTTAGTTTTGGCACATGAACACGTCCATTATCCGACACCAATGTTTGCGTTGTGACGGACTCACCGTAATCCCGTTCAAATAATCCGTTTCTATCTAAAACCTCATATGGAAACGCACTGATGTCATAATATTGGAAATTGGTGTTAAATGCTATAGGGCGCAACAAATTTTCTATAAGCTCTTCTATCTCCTTTTGATTCAATGATGTCGACACAACATGAATTGAGGAATCTCCCTTCATATCGTATAGAACACCACCGAAGAATTTATCCTTGGAGAATTCCTTTAATTGATCGACAGTTACATAGACAATGTTTTTATGTTCATATAAACCACGATTCCAATAATACAGCAAGTCGTCAGCTTGTTCGTCACTTCTAGCAACGACTAACTCACAATCATTGAATTTAGCATGTCGCAGATTCCTTAAAATATGAGTGTTAACATTTTTCTTAGCTAAAGACACTAGGTTGACAGGCTTCTCCAAATGAATAATTTTATTAAGTTCAGCAAGTCTTTCATTGTCGATTACCAATTGGATTTTCTTCTTGCTCATTTCATATTCATGATGATAGGGCATATCACTCAAGCCGAAATTTAGCTCATAAAATTTGGGTAAAATTCTGTCTTCGGGCCATACCATTTCGGGTAGTAAGACTTTGGCGCTCGCATCATAATCAGTTAGAAAGAAAAAAGTATTAACACCAGTGATATTTTCAATGGGAGGATGTTCATCCATATTTACATAGCCTGTAGGGTTAAACAGTCCGAGGTTCTTTAGAATTTCAGGATCAACACCCGTACTATAGAATATAAGATCGGGGTCATAATGTCTAATAATATCGAGGTAACCGGGCGATATCTCTCCGTCGTCTACAGGTATAATGGGATTGTACCGACCTCCCCAGAGTGACTGATTTCTAACGATTAACCGATACAATTTATCATAGGAATAATTCGTAGATATAAAAAACATGAACCTCTGGTGTCTCGGCCTAACCGCAATCTGATATATATTCATTAATAAAACAATAAATATTTATTGGTCGTTAAACAACATTGCATGAATCTGTCGTGGTTGCTATATTTAATCGGCCAAGAATTTTAAGCATAAGTTGCTTTTCCAAAAATGTATAATTACAAATATAAAAAACGTACTCGTAGTATTGAAGGGGTAGCCTCACCTGTTTTTGAAGTCTTACCATTCGATTGTGATTGCAAAAGGGTTCATATTCTTTATTTGTGATATGATTTAATTTCGTAGATTTATGAAATAGCATTTGCAGCTAAAAAATTAGGTGAGCTTTTCGGTGAGTCTCTTTTTGAAAAAGGGCTTCATGACATCCCAAACGGCGATTTTAGGTTCAAAATATGATCCCAGCGGGATCACAAAAAAACCTCACAGAAATGTGAGGTTTTTTTGTTTCCGACAGATTCGAACAGAAGGGTCGGCATGGGTTCGAACATATTCTTTGCAGCCCTGAGTATGGGGACAAGCGACGCAAAATATCCCAGCGGGATCACAAAAAAAGCAACCTCACAAGGGTTGCTTTTTTTGTTGGCTGGGATGAGAACCCAATGGTTCGATTCTGGAAGGCTCAGGCCTGCGTCCGAGAGTAGCTAAAAATGTCATTTTGACTTATGGAATTACATCCCGGTATTCATCATTAGGTTAAAGCACATGATATATGAAGTATACAGCCCTGATGAGTTTGATGTTCGGTATGATAGTTTCCTTTTCCGCTTTTGCAACGGAACAAGCACCGGATCGGTTAATTGTTAACGGCGATACCCTATTACTCCACGCTTTGCCTCTACAGCAATGGGCAAAGCTGAACGAGTTGGAAAGACCGCTGTTCCCCGATTCCTTAAGTAGTTTTTCTACTGGATGCTGGCGAGGATACGTTGCTTATTGGGAGCTGATCGATAATCAATTGTACCTAACGGGTATCTATAATGGGAATCACAGCGCAAAAGTAAACTTGGATACGCTATTTGGCAATAAAGTTTACGATAGTCGGGTACCTGCTGACTGGTTTACCGACAAGGTAACTGCCTACAAAGGTAGGCTTGTATATTATCAGCATGCAGGCTTTTCCAGTATTCACGAAGATGAGTTTGAGTATGTTTTCGAAAAGGGCATATTGAAGACTTCGGCTTACTTCGACAATTCCTTATCTACCAGTACACCCCGTACTATGTACCAGCCTGTTCCAATAGGCACCATAGACTCCCTCATTCATTGGGCGACGCTACCTCCTATCGAAGAAAATATCTACGTTTCTATAACCTTAGAGGTTGATCAATTCGGTAAGGTGGATTCCATATTGGGAATAAATGGTGACTTTGATGTATTTAATCAGGAGGCGTTACGGGTAGTCCGATTGTTGACGGCACTTCCCGTTACTTACAAGCGTGGAGAGTTGCTGGATCAACCGTTATATTTACGTTTTGTCTTTACACGAAAGAAACAGCAAAGGTTTCTTTAAAAGTTGAGAGATTGGGGTTTTGATTTCAGTTATGATAATTCGCGCGTTATGTGTAGGTTAAATATGTGAAAAGAACGCATTTTGCTGATACCGACGCTTTTGTTTAAAAATTGCTCTCTATGAAGACTATAATAGCGCCTAAAGTGAGCGTGTTTGATGCTATAAATTTTCAGTAGAAAGTGATTATCATCATAGCCTTTTTTCTACCCCGAAATATCGGCAATCTCATAAGGATGAGCGTTTATTTGGAAAGGCTTTCTGCATTTGAAATATCTAATTGGCATACACCAAAATATAGAATTTCATTTCTTAAAATAGATTTGATAAGACACATGATGTGTAAATAAGTTTAAACACCATGTGTGCCTTTTAATAGAAGGATACTTGCATATAATGCTAAATGGAGAAATGTAAAGAACAGCAGATACCTAGCCGATATTTGCCAAAGAAGACATTCTGCCGCATAACTATACAGATTTGCCACCACACAGATTTACGCCAAGATACTTAATGAGAAAGTGAGTGATGATATGGCACCACTGATGAAAAAGTTTGCAGTGCAAACTGACGAGTAGGTTTTTTTTATTACACGTAGAGTATTCTTTATCATGCAATTTTTTATCGCAGTATACACGCTAAAAACATAGCAAAACATATAATCCAGGGATGGTTTTTATAAAACAGCATCACTGCAAATCTCGTTTGGATGAATTAAAAACTCAGGATATGTTCGCGAGTTGTTTTGGTTGACTCTTACAGAGTTTGCATTCGTGATCAACTCTAAATGTATCTAAGCTGTCGCAAAAAAGATTGTTCAAAATGCAACATTTCTGCATATTCTTAACGATATTAACCTTTAATTGGAATATTTAAAAAAATCACTGTACCGCGCTTGGCATCGGTTATACTTTTCAGTTTTGCTTTCTTTCCTAAGAGCTGTAGTCGCTCGCGACTGATCGTACTGGATAGAGAACGGTGATCGGGTTTGATGCCGGGGATTATTTTTTTACCGCTATCGCTAATAGTCACTTTCAATACTTCTGCTTCGATCGTAAAGGCAATGGTGATATGTCCATTTCCGGTTTCCATATTGATCCCATGGAGGATGGCATTCTCCACAAAAGGCTGTACCAACATCGGCGGCACCATGATGGCAGTCAAATCTTGATCTTCTGGAATAGAAACCTGATAGGTGAATGCCTGATCAAAACGCATCTGTTGCAAACTGAGGTAGTTTTCCAAGGTTTCTACTTCTTCATCTAAGGGCACCAATTGCTCCCGGCTTAGCTCCAAACTACTGCGTAGCAGTCTACTGAAACGATTAAGGTATTTGATGGCGCGATCTTTCTGATCCAGTCGTATAAAACTCTGCAATGCCGAAAGCGTATTGAAAATGAAATGCGGCTCCATCTGGGTGCGCAGTAATTGCTGCTGCAAGACTACTTTTTCCTTTTCCATCCTGATCCGACGCTGTTGCTGACTGTAGTACAGCAAGAAGATTCCTAAGGCCAATAGTCCTAAAGTTAGCAAGCAAATAATCAACCAAAGGCGGTTTTGTTGCAGTTGCAAAGTATTGATTTGGATGTTTTCATGCAGCGTTTGGATGGATCGATCTTTGGCTTGCAACTGATAGAGTGCATTCATCTCGGCCACCGCTTGCGTATTTTGCTCTTGATAGATATCTTCTTCCAAATCCATCGTATGATTTAAGAGCGCTATGGCTTCGTCTTTACGTCCCGTTTTTTCGCACAAGGTGGCTACGGCCTTTTGGTAATAGATCTCGTCATGCTTTAGAATCATTTCGGAATGTTCTTTTTTCAGTTTGGCTGCCTTCAGCAAATAGGTGCCTGCCAAGTTTGTATTGCCAAGCAGCAAGTAAGTACTCGCCACATTGCAATAATCCAAAAAAAGATTTTTAACATCGGTAGGATGTGCTGCACTGACATTGTTTCTCTCTTCATCCAACTGCATTTTAAGCAGTTGATAATGAACTAAAGAATCGGTTTGACTGGTCTTTTCAAAATAGAAAACCTTGGACTCATACAGATAGGCTGGATTGTATTGGGTAGGATGTTGTCTGTGCAGTTCCTCTAATTTGCGGAGGTATGGTGCAATGCTATCGGCAGGTTGTTTGCGTGCCCGCTGCGTCTGGATCATCTGCACTAGCACACGTTGATGGCTGATGTGCCCTGCTGGCAAGGAATCGCAAATTGGGATCGCTTCGCGAATCATTCGCTCTGCGAGCGAGAGTTGATACGTGGCATTATTGCTTTGTGCCGCGGATAGCAACATCACCGATTTGGCTTCTGCAGACAGATCGACTAAACTGTCTGAGAGTACAATCGCTGCCGCTTGATTATAATAAAAACCTGCTTCATGCGCCTTAGATTGTAAACTCAGAATATTGCCCATCCCATTGTACACTAGCGCTTTTTCGTCGAGATTTCCTTGTGTCGGTTCGATAAAATCCAATGCTTTTTTCACAAAGAAACTAGCCGAATCC is a window from the Sphingobacterium sp. lm-10 genome containing:
- a CDS encoding histidine kinase, with the translated sequence MRSFFFILFISFLFACQEHTTTYTAGKSDVKTHIQQLETAGITPQNYDSLKSVWHQLYQDPTLSSDSVSYAKVTYHLARMYGMRGEDSASFFVKKALDFIEPTQGNLDEKALVYNGMGNILSLQSKAHEAGFYYNQAAAIVLSDSLVDLSAEAKSVMLLSAAQSNNATYQLSLAERMIREAIPICDSLPAGHISHQRVLVQMIQTQRARKQPADSIAPYLRKLEELHRQHPTQYNPAYLYESKVFYFEKTSQTDSLVHYQLLKMQLDEERNNVSAAHPTDVKNLFLDYCNVASTYLLLGNTNLAGTYLLKAAKLKKEHSEMILKHDEIYYQKAVATLCEKTGRKDEAIALLNHTMDLEEDIYQEQNTQAVAEMNALYQLQAKDRSIQTLHENIQINTLQLQQNRLWLIICLLTLGLLALGIFLLYYSQQQRRIRMEKEKVVLQQQLLRTQMEPHFIFNTLSALQSFIRLDQKDRAIKYLNRFSRLLRSSLELSREQLVPLDEEVETLENYLSLQQMRFDQAFTYQVSIPEDQDLTAIMVPPMLVQPFVENAILHGINMETGNGHITIAFTIEAEVLKVTISDSGKKIIPGIKPDHRSLSSTISRERLQLLGKKAKLKSITDAKRGTVIFLNIPIKG
- a CDS encoding AAA family ATPase, giving the protein MNFSILDTWGDYPPNAKNHVFLIWDNWNDYSYFTLFAIFYVDKHSEKHDLGAIKIGFKGQETGDRIYQIGHRFSNIGDIYFSVGTSAEYYEGLKSLGPQLRDDILMSLNDIAKNNKLYKEIENEPVFQTSFLRSLNSNTITGQFHRIAEGGAKLTPFNFSYAEGADDDEKFGLSFEIKPESFPPTNVHVLIGKNGVGKTVLINKMIDSLVVDQERKDEVGRFFFYDAEPWEEEVGHFANLISVSFSAFDEIEPRSENVELIDEMTYSYIGLKLPSSNDTNAPKIKDSTMLPKEFLSSLASCRSAGTYERWTSAITTLQSDPYFNEVRIIDLIEMDGTRESSAKTLRTFRRLSSGHKIVLLTITRLIEKLQERSLVIMDEPEAHLHPPLLSAFIRAVSDLLIATNGVAIVATHSPVILQEVPKSCAWKLKRSGNLMGADRLPRETFGENVGLLTNDVFGLEVTDSGFYTLLNRILLERNYDYDSVIETFNGQLGTEARSIIMAIISNR